In Peptococcaceae bacterium, the following are encoded in one genomic region:
- a CDS encoding transglutaminase-like domain-containing protein, which yields MQKITQSFVISAAFISIALIIVAINLFQPAGPGAGAGAGGGSGGQTADRTSPTGGKAARPGTSDSPFVPAGEVERLHKPVYEILGKPLEPFLRCTVGEIYQDGAWDSGEKEKAVPFSPENAGAGRDRSLFQEGSISIKPIDAGVKYIPAVTNVVKADFKGSEALFLPQRQVFAEGTPPEAGYSISFEVFAGKNNQGLRDLECPAEDKYLKLPPGLPDRVARLAGKITAGSDKPYLKLKAIENYLKKNYRLSDEPRKAPAGRDAVDWFLFEAGQGSSYDFNSALVVLARCAGLPARIVTGYRVEPQKEYQVVYEDQLYVYGETRFEKAGWISFDAAGVRGFYTPPVATGTQVEVESEKTLKGDTFTVKGTVTSKDGSRASGLVVLVYLKKNKNDPCLSIGKCTLFNGRFSGEFPVDPGTEVGRYHVVAQTLENNRFRSSWSDPLLKVMSATVIELQVSSGAGGNNQVRISGRLKEKASGKPLAARRIAVRSGESQALTFAAAETQTDGDGNFMFALETGIDKTKKAAADYCFVKKYAGRYYLAFAGDEFHLPAEASGEIYVREVYFPPGARKVITFVVLAALSTTAALYVKKFRKRRLTAGASIKEACPAAAAGGGAALNGIEVLFPLIKPNLPDVWGAGEELLVEFRKGKEFRQSADGYTAWIGETEKTALDFEKESPCFHYHCCFKRKGLYEIKAINNENKNTEGERKIRIVEYREEIMNLAGDLFLSIRKNGGSFAGSLTPRELGDIIKEKTGPKLGEQVDLLVGTFETAAYSLREIKRTDYEAFYPAYLKIKTFLESAK from the coding sequence GTGCAAAAAATTACACAATCTTTTGTCATTTCCGCGGCGTTCATTTCGATAGCCCTAATCATTGTCGCCATTAATCTCTTCCAGCCAGCCGGTCCTGGCGCCGGCGCAGGCGCAGGCGGCGGTTCCGGCGGCCAAACCGCGGATCGAACTTCGCCAACAGGCGGCAAGGCTGCCCGGCCGGGGACAAGCGATTCCCCGTTTGTGCCGGCCGGCGAGGTTGAACGCCTTCATAAGCCTGTTTACGAGATACTGGGGAAACCCCTTGAGCCCTTCCTGCGGTGCACTGTTGGGGAAATATACCAGGACGGCGCGTGGGATTCCGGTGAAAAAGAAAAGGCCGTGCCTTTTTCTCCTGAAAACGCGGGCGCGGGGCGAGACAGGAGCCTGTTCCAGGAAGGCAGCATCAGCATCAAGCCGATCGATGCCGGGGTAAAATACATCCCCGCGGTGACGAACGTGGTCAAGGCCGATTTTAAGGGGAGCGAGGCCCTGTTTTTGCCGCAGCGGCAGGTTTTTGCGGAGGGGACGCCCCCGGAGGCCGGTTACAGCATTTCCTTCGAAGTCTTCGCCGGCAAAAACAACCAGGGACTGCGGGACCTGGAATGCCCGGCGGAAGACAAATACCTTAAACTGCCTCCCGGCTTGCCGGACAGGGTGGCCCGGCTTGCCGGCAAAATTACGGCGGGCAGTGATAAGCCCTATCTCAAATTAAAGGCGATTGAAAATTACTTGAAAAAGAACTACAGGCTGAGTGATGAACCCCGTAAAGCGCCTGCAGGAAGGGACGCCGTTGACTGGTTCCTGTTTGAGGCCGGGCAGGGCTCAAGCTATGATTTTAATTCAGCCCTGGTCGTCCTGGCAAGGTGTGCGGGCCTGCCGGCGAGAATTGTTACCGGCTACCGGGTTGAACCACAAAAAGAATACCAGGTTGTCTATGAAGACCAGCTTTATGTTTACGGGGAAACACGCTTTGAAAAAGCAGGCTGGATCAGTTTTGACGCGGCCGGCGTCAGGGGCTTTTACACCCCGCCTGTTGCCACCGGCACGCAGGTGGAGGTGGAAAGCGAGAAAACTTTAAAGGGCGACACTTTTACGGTGAAAGGCACGGTTACCTCCAAAGACGGGAGCAGGGCCAGCGGTCTGGTGGTTCTGGTTTACTTGAAAAAGAACAAGAATGATCCTTGTCTCTCCATCGGCAAGTGCACGCTTTTCAACGGGCGGTTTTCCGGCGAATTCCCCGTCGATCCCGGTACGGAGGTGGGCCGGTACCACGTTGTCGCGCAAACTCTGGAGAACAACCGGTTCAGGTCTTCATGGAGCGACCCGCTCCTCAAGGTCATGTCCGCCACGGTTATTGAACTCCAGGTTTCCTCCGGCGCGGGCGGAAACAACCAGGTCAGGATCTCCGGCCGCCTGAAGGAAAAAGCGTCCGGCAAACCGCTGGCCGCCCGCAGGATAGCGGTAAGGTCCGGCGAAAGCCAGGCGCTCACGTTCGCCGCCGCGGAGACGCAGACGGACGGGGACGGGAATTTCATGTTCGCGCTCGAGACCGGCATTGATAAGACCAAAAAGGCTGCTGCGGATTACTGCTTTGTGAAAAAATACGCCGGGAGGTATTACCTGGCTTTTGCCGGCGACGAGTTCCATCTCCCTGCGGAGGCGAGCGGGGAAATCTACGTCCGGGAGGTCTATTTTCCCCCGGGAGCAAGGAAGGTTATAACATTTGTCGTGCTTGCGGCGCTTTCAACCACTGCCGCGCTGTATGTGAAAAAATTTAGAAAAAGAAGGCTGACGGCAGGGGCCAGCATAAAAGAGGCATGCCCTGCCGCCGCGGCAGGGGGCGGCGCAGCGCTCAACGGCATCGAGGTCCTCTTTCCCCTGATAAAGCCCAATTTGCCTGATGTCTGGGGCGCAGGCGAAGAGCTGCTGGTAGAATTCCGCAAAGGCAAGGAATTCAGGCAATCGGCAGACGGTTATACGGCATGGATCGGGGAAACCGAAAAAACAGCCCTGGATTTTGAAAAAGAGTCCCCGTGTTTTCATTACCATTGCTGCTTTAAAAGAAAAGGCCTGTACGAGATAAAGGCGATTAATAATGAAAACAAGAATACGGAAGGTGAAAGAAAAATAAGGATCGTCGAATACAGGGAGGAGATAATGAATTTGGCCGGGGACCTCTTTCTGTCGATAAGGAAAAACGGCGGGTCGTTTGCCGGCAGCCTGACTCCAAGAGAGCTGGGAGATATAATAAAGGAAAAAACTGGTCCAAAACTGGGAGAACAGGTTGATTTGCTTGTCGGAACGTTCGAAACAGCGGCGTACAGCCTGCGGGAAATTAAAAGGACGGATTATGAAGCCTTTTACCCGGCCTATTTAAAGATAAAAACTTTCCTGGAGAGTGCAAAATGA
- a CDS encoding nucleotidyltransferase domain-containing protein, protein MSTKPEGVTTYYTSKYPLTFTDDFSQSDASLTKRYQEAWELAKRAAALLKDNFAAKKVVVFGSLANRSWFTRWSDVDLAAWGIPDEQFYAAVGAVTALTTDFNVDLVDAKECGDSLRKAIETEGIEV, encoded by the coding sequence ATGAGCACAAAACCTGAGGGCGTGACTACCTATTACACAAGTAAATACCCTCTAACATTTACCGACGATTTTTCGCAAAGCGACGCAAGTTTAACTAAACGTTATCAGGAGGCCTGGGAGCTGGCCAAGAGAGCTGCGGCACTTTTAAAAGATAATTTCGCTGCCAAAAAAGTAGTTGTGTTTGGCTCTTTAGCCAACCGTTCATGGTTTACACGGTGGTCTGATGTTGACTTGGCGGCATGGGGTATCCCTGATGAACAATTTTATGCGGCGGTGGGAGCAGTAACTGCTTTAACTACAGATTTCAACGTTGATTTGGTTGATGCTAAAGAGTGCGGGGACTCCTTGCGGAAAGCGATTGAAACCGAGGGAATCGAAGTATGA